CCCAGCGTATTAGCTAGAATTTTGAGCGTGTCGCCGCGAGGCTGGCTGATGTCTCCGCGCAGATATTTGTTCACGCTGTCATAGGGAATGCCGGAGCGCTTCGAGAGCTCCTTCTTCTTCCAACCCTTGGCGTCCGTCGCCTCTTGTAATCTTTGCCACCAATTCATGTTTGCCATCATAGAGCCGGAGTTATTTTCCGTTTTGGATTTCTGTTGCCTTGTAATTGGATTTTAAATCCATTATTGGTGCGTGCATGGACACGTCACCGACTCTCACAATTGCTGAAATCATCAGCCGCGCTGGCGGACCCAAGGCAATTGCGGACGCAAGCCGGTTGACTGCCGACCCCTTCTCAAAGGATGCGGTCTACAAGTGGGCGAAAGGTGGGATTCCAGATCGCCATTGGCCAATCATTATCGCGCTTACAAATCTGGAAGTTTCGGCGATCTATTCCGCAAATCTTGCGACAAGAGGCAACGTATATCCGCAGCTTTTCCATGAGGCAGCAGAATGAACCGCCTCTTTTCCCTTTCGCGCGGCCAATCCTCCCGGCCTGCTGCGACCCGCGCCGGTGCGCTTTCCTTCTTCTCGCCCGGCGCGGGCACCTCTCGTTTTGCATGTGGGCCTCCGTAACTTCCTGACGCCCTGAAACTCTCATCTCCAATCAATTCCCACCACGGGAAAAACGCCGGGATTTTCCCGGCGCGGGAAAGGTATTGTCTCATGATTTCAAACGCATGGTTTCACCGCATCAAAGCCGCGCAACGTGACCTTATCCGCCTCGTGGGCGGTATCGAGCGTGCTGCGGAAATTTCCTCGATTTCGAAAAGCCACATCGGGCGCATGAACAATGCGACCGACCCGGAATTGATGCCGCTGCACGCTGTCTATGCGCTGGAAAGCGAATGCGGCGTGCCGGTCGTCACCTCTGCGATGGCGGAACTTAACGGGCGGCGACTGGCCGACCCGGAAAATGAACGCGCCGCCG
The Agrobacterium cucumeris DNA segment above includes these coding regions:
- a CDS encoding carph-isopro domain-containing protein — encoded protein: MDTSPTLTIAEIISRAGGPKAIADASRLTADPFSKDAVYKWAKGGIPDRHWPIIIALTNLEVSAIYSANLATRGNVYPQLFHEAAE